Within bacterium, the genomic segment GGATTTTAAAGAAGAGTGGTAGAAAAAGTCAAAATGCAAAAACAACCCTTTCGGGTGTCGCCTATCGTTAAAGGAAAAATAAAATTATTACAAAACCTCTGCTATTTGGACAGCGTTTAAGGCTGCACCCTTAAGGAGCTGGTCTCCTACAACCCAAAGCCAGATGCCATTTTTAATTGTATTGTCCTTCCTTATTCTTCCTACAAATACAGGAAATTTCTCCGATGCATCTACTGGCATTGGCCATCTATTCCTTTCTCTATCCTCTACTATCTCAATCCCGGGTGCATTTTCAAGGATTTTATAAATTTCATCAATATTTCGCTCTTTCTCAAGCTCAATGTTTATTGCTAAAGAATGTGCCCTTAAAATTGGAACCCTAACACAGGTTATTGTTATATTAAAACCTGGCTCGTGAAAAATCTTTCTTGTCTCGTTTATTACCTTGTTTTCCTCCTCACAATAGCCATTATTCTCCATTGGGCTATTGTGTGGAAATAGATTGAACGCATATTGAAATGGAAACACCTTTCTTTCATAAGGCTCATTCATAAGAATTGCCCTCGTTTCTTCCTCAAGCTCCCTAATTGCCTTATACCCTGCACCAGATGCAGCCTGATACGATGCGGCAACTACCCTTTTTACCCCATATTTCTTGTGTATATGCCA encodes:
- a CDS encoding aspartate-semialdehyde dehydrogenase — protein: MKVAVVGATGAVGMEMTKVLEKRAFPLDELILLASERSVGKTIEFKGEKIDVRRLEKSSFKGIDIALFSAGSSISKEFAPSATSSGCIVIDNSSAFRMEKDVPLVIPEINPEDVAWHKGIIANPNCTTIILNLPVWHIHKKYGVKRVVAASYQAASGAGYKAIRELEEETRAILMNEPYERKVFPFQYAFNLFPHNSPMENNGYCEEENKVINETRKIFHEPGFNITITCVRVPILRAHSLAINIELEKERNIDEIYKILENAPGIEIVEDRERNRWPMPVDASEKFPVFVGRIRKDNTIKNGIWLWVVGDQLLKGAALNAVQIAEVL